ACGCCAAATACTACACGCGTTCATACATTTGAGTCTTTAACCATACTAAATAGGACACACACGTATTTTTTAGTAGGTTTATCACACACAATGGAAGGGCTTCATCTTTAGTGTGTTGAAAGTGCAAATTAACTATTTTTAAATGATGCAAAGTGGAACAATCTCTTaacttaaacatgcatgaaaacaaaATTACAGCATGGAACATGGCGGACCGGGCGTCGGGAGCTCAGTGTCTTGTCGCCTGGGAGCGCGTCTGCCGATCCAAGGCCGAGGGAGGGCTCGGTGTCCGGTCTCTCCGGGATCAGAACGACTGCCTCCTGCTCAAGCTGCTTCACAGGCTGCACTCCGGTTCGCCGTCTCGGTGGGCCTGTTGGGTCTGGGGCCTGACGGGAGGAGGGTCTCTCTTGGCTCCCGGACGTTCCCCCCTGCCGGGCGAGCACTGGCAGTCCCTCCTCGAGCTGTTGCCGGCTTACCGGGCCCTTACGAGGGTGGAGGTGGGAGATGGGAGAACGACGTCGTTCTGGCAAGACCGGTGGCTTCCGTGCGGGGTGCTCGCCGTGGCCTTCCCCGCCTTATTCTCGCATGCGCTTCGCCGGGAGGTGTCGGTCTGGGAGGCCCGACGCAGCGGCGTCCGTGCTCTACTCGTGCCCCGGCTCACCCCCTTGGCGGTACGCGAGTGCGCCGCCGTGCAGCGCCTCATGGAGGAGGTGCCGCCCCTGGATGGACCTGATTCCCGGGTGGTTGTCCTTTGCACGGGACCAAAAGGGAAGATCTCGTCGCGGGGGGTCTACACCCTGGTCCGCTTCGGGGGCGTCGCGTGGTCGCCGGCGCCCTTCCTCTGGTCGTCCCGAGCTCCGTTGTGCGTCGCGTTCTTCGGTTGGCTGCTGTCGCTGGCTCGCATTCATACGAGGGATGTGCTCCTGCGCAAAAACATTCTGACGGTGGCGGAGGCTGGGTGTCCTTGCTGCTCGGCCGCGCTTGAGACTGCGAACCACCTCATCTTCGGGTGCCCTTTCGCGGCACAGTTCTGGCGATGTCTCAGCATATCGACGAATGGGAGAACGGTGGAGTCCATCCACTGCCTGGACGCGTCCCCTgctgtgtggggggggggggggggggggggtcgcccGCTGCCTTCATCCTCCTCTGTTGCTGGAGGCTTTGGAAATGCCGGAATGCGGTTGTCTTCCGCAATGCCCTGCAGTCCTTTGCGGCCACCTTCAAAGCCTGCCGCGACGATGCCATGCTCTGGCGCGCGAGGCTGCCCCCTGGCGACCATGCTCATATTGATGTCTGGCTATCTGTTCTTAGGGTTTGAGTAGTTCAGgacctcccctctctctctcgcttgGTACATCTGTGTATTCTGGGCCTTGGTCCATTTTTTGGGTAATATATTCAGGTGATGGAgggcccccctccccccccccccccccccccccccccttgaaaattcaaaaaaaaatgacAGCAAGTGATAAAGACACGGTTCAAACTAAAATTTAATCCCTACACAAAGTAAAGTCGTGTGTTATAGCCACCGACACTTCTACGGAGTAACGTGTATGCATGGCATTTGCTGTCCACACAATGTGCAATCATGACGCTGGGCCACAAGTTAATTTACCGACAAAAGTTTCCTTACATGGAATGGTATCTTGTAAGTTTTTTACAAAAGAAGTGTAAATAATAGGCACTCGCATCCCGGAATATGTCTTCGGTGACCGAGCTCACTGGAGGTCACCAATTTCAAATTTCAAAGTTtatcaaaattcatattttttacatttcaaaaaaatctgaaaaaaaaatgCAGATATACATGAAGGCATAACACACATGTGCGTAATTTTTTAGGGCAAAATACTTTGAGGGCTGTGCAAAAAAGATAAATGTGGTGTTGTTTAACCACTGGAAAAAAAATCGCCCTATACCGtcgctaatagcacgctatagGGTATTGAGAATTGTCTCGCTAAATATATCGGTGTACAACGTCTCGCTAATAGCACGCTGTAGCACGCTAATAGCATATTTTGAGGTCGCCGCTATTTTGCTgtagcgcgctatttttttcaTTGTGTTTAACATATGATACTATTCATCCTCATAGAccatgaatttgtcttttttataCAGGTCGtatttcatcatgaaattttacACACATATGCTTATGTCCTTACATACACGcatatttttttcagaattttttgaaacataaaagtttgaatttgaatttttcaaaaataaaGGCCTCCAAAACGCCATTCTCCTCGCATCCAACATATACAAGCTAGGGACAGCATGGACGGCTTTAGTTCCCCCGCCATGGCACCCACAGTCCGCAAACCAGCGGCCCACCCGGCCGTCCTCGTCCTCCGCCGGCTGGACgcgccgttcgccgccgcgctGCGCGAGCACTTCCTCCTCCTCGACTTCCACGCGTCCGGTGAGCCCCTCCCGGCCTTCCTCGCCGCTGCGGCGGCCGCGCCCGAGCCCCCGCGCGCCGCGGTGGTGGTGGGCGGCGGCGCCATACGCGTGGACGCCCCGTTCCTCGACGCCGTCCCGTCCGTCCGGTGCGTGGTCACCACGGGCACCGGCGTCGACCACATCGACCTGGCCGAGTGCGCGCGCCGCGGCGTGGCCGTCGCCAACGCCGGGAAGGTCTACTCCACCGACGTGGCGGACCACGCCGTGGGCCTGCTGCTCGACGTGCAGCGGCGCGTGTCGGCGGCGGAGCGGTACGTCCGGCGCGGGTCCTGGCCGGCCCAGGGCGACTACCGGCCACTCGGCTCCAAGCTCGGCGGCAAGCGCGTCGGCATCATCGGCCTGGGCAACATCGGCTCGCTCGTCGCGAGGAGGCTCGAAGCCTTCGGCTGCGTCATCCTGTACAACTCGAGGAGGCGCAAGGAGGAGGGCTCGGCCCGCCGCTACACCTACTTCCCGgacgtccggggcctcgccgccGCGTCCGATGTGCTCGTCGTTGCCTGCGCGCTGAACGAGGAGACGAGGCACGTCGTGGGCAGGGAGGTGCTGGAGGCCCTGGGGAAGGACGGCGTGCTCATCAACGTCGGCCGAGGAGCGAACGTCGACGAggcggcgctggtggcggcgctcaaggaggggaggatcgccggtgCCGGCCTCGACGTCTTCGAGGACGAGCCGAAGGTGCCGGCGGAGCTCCTGCCCATGGACAATGTGGTGCTGACCCCTCACGTGGCGGTTCTGACGCAGGAGTCCAGGTCGGACCTGCGCGCGCAGACCATCGGCAACCTCCAGGCCTTCTTCTCCGGCCAGCCATTGCTCACTCCCGTGCCCTGCCATCGTGCCTAGTGTTTTGATAACTTGCAAATTTTCATAATAACCAGATGACATTCGTGGAAAACgtgacaaaaaaagaatcaatgaTAAAATGTTATTTTCAAACGCATTTTCGAGTATCGATTTTTGTTTTTGCCATGTTTTCCATCAATGTCATCTCATGATGAAATTGTGCAAGCTATGTGAACATTTGTCAATGCTTCATAAAAAAAAGTGAGACATCTAGATCTACATCTGGATCTGGTGCACGCGTGCAGCCCCGAAGCGGCTCACCCGCAGATTGGGCCAAGCCGTGTGTGGTGCCGGTGGCAACTGTATGTGACGGGTTCTGCTCAGCATGTTGTGGCTATACGACATGCATAACAGACATCACGCGTAGCCCGGCTTGGTGGATGTCTGTGATGGCGCACGACGGTTGCAAGGTGTAGATCCATCCATGGCGTCCCCCGGGCCGATGGACCTGGGTAGGGCTctctctgatgagaggtggcagTCAATTGTGGTGTGCTCCACCATGTTCATGTAGGACTAAAGTGTCACCCTCGCTGCGGATTACGATGATCACTGAAAGGTCTGTGCTGATGGTTCCTCCCTCCAGATGCAAGCAGAAGGCTCCTTTATGGATTTTGGTAACTCTCGCTCCAGTTAGTTTGCCTTCGGAAGTGAATTCAATCTATGAATGATGGCTTGACGCGGAGGGAATAGTTGTCCAACGATGATGGTGTTATTTCTAGCCCGACGCATGTAGCTGCTGGGATCGCAAAAAAGTATTGGCGACAACACATGTTGACTTCGAGTGGTGCTTCTCGAGTACCCGATTTCGAGCTCCGGGATGAAAACCATAGGTATGGCCTGAGTTGGTTATACCTGGCAATGGTGATGTTTTTTGcgtcgttaccttgttgaaggcattgctcggataTATTCACACTTGTTCTTTTCAAGGTGAAAACCTAGAATTTGCCTTTCATGGTCGAATTTGGTGACAGTGGTGCTTCAGCGTTGTTTCCTTCCTCAAGGCGTTGTAGTTGAAGAACCGGTGTTGCCAACCTCATGGTCCTTGTGGTGTTAAGAAATGGTTGGTGTGGATATGCTTGTTGTAATAGTTTCTCAATCGCTGTCTGATCGCTTCGGGGTTTTTCCCCTCGCTTAGGCATCGCTTTGGTCTTGTAAGACTTTGCTCTTTGCCGGCGTGTTTTATATATAGATGCATTGTTGTTGGTTGTGGGTGATGCATTGCTGTTGGTTGTGGGCATCCTAGCTATGCAGATGTCGGATGTGTTCTCATTGTATTTATACCCACTTAATGCATCATTTTGAGTAATGAAAATACACCCTTTGTTGTGAAAAAGAACCCTTAAACCACACACGACACAAGTGTAATCAGGGATGAAGAAACTTTTGACGCTACAAGAGCTCCCTAGTATTCATTCTGCCATGTATTTTGGAGACTGGAAAAATATCTTGTATTGGCGCTACAAGAACTAGCAGCATGTGCGCCATTTGATAGCAGGAATGGCATCTACTCCTCCAACCATAGAGGTACCTATAATTACAACAAGAAAATAAAGATATATGGATCAGTGATCGGCTCATAACAAACCCAAATTCCAAAGGAATAGACCACGTAAGCATCCTGCAAATCAGTGGCATGATCTTATATTGCAGTCTCAAGTTGCATATTAGTACATGAATAATGGTATGTGTGGTTTCAACTTTGAACTTGGCGCTGTCATCTCAACCCCTTTCCTACATGTTTCGAACAAAGCAAGCACATAGCTTTTTTATTCGCGCTGAACTGACCCTCACCTGGGCCTCGCCCAGTCCCCTAGCCCTAATTTCGGTATCTTCTTTTTCTTTGCCGACACAATGCTAACACCTACGAGATTGCCATCACGTCGCCGAATCATGATGTGCAATACATAATTACATACACATAAAAATTAATTGCTTCTCCGCGTTCAGTATGTCGTTGGCATGGCACGGCGCCAACGCTTGGTTCCCTGCCTGTATATATGTATACCCTACTGTGTCTTGTCAAGACTGAAATAGAGGAGATGAGTGCCGACGTTGCAAGCACCACTTGGACCAAATGGACGATAGTAGCAGTAATTTGGTTAATCCTCAAGCACAGGAACAACCGCAGATGATAGTTCTATGTGCGACATTCGAACCGCACCGATCAGTCGTTCCGGGAGCTCCTCGTATGTGTGGCCCTGCCAAGAATTGTCAGTTTAGCCAATGATCACATACTGCATCAACGAAGTGATTGAGAGCATTTGTTAGATGGCAAATATATGTACCTGGACAAGAAAAGCCATGTCGACAACTAGCGTTGTGATCACGCCACACACAAGCCCCAAGACTCCATTTGCCACCGTAGACGAACCAATGTCCACGTCTATCTGCACGGGTCAATCATCACACTGTACCGTAAGACACCAACCAATTTAGCCAGATCATGATCTAGCTCTTTCCCTTCTCTTTTAAGAAACACAGGGCAAACCCATGTCCTCATTTTCACTCAAAAAGAAAGGAACCCTAAGGAGAAATAAAAGATACACTGCAAACTTACTTCCAAATAATTTGCACCACGGATATAGGTGATGTCAACTGCTTTGCCTAGCAGACACGGTGTGCTGCCAACACTTTGGCGGACAATCCATGAGCCCTGAAATGCAAGATGTGTAGTTAGACACACGGACTATAACCCACCCCACCAGCAAGGGATCAAGAAACATCTTACCCTTCCCTCTGTTCTACTAACTCTTTTATTAAATAGAGCATTTCTTATTTACGTTTCGCATCAAACCTCCTAGAGCGTTAAGGATGGCAAGACTCATACCTTCGGTACAGATGGGATCAGCTTGAACCTACTATTGCGGAATTCATCATCGCCATCAACAAAGCGTTGCAACAAGGAGTTCGGTATCAGTTTCTTTGATACAAAGTAGAAAACCATACTATAGTTAGTTGTGCCAGGAACCTGCAATAGCAAAGTTAATCAGCAACAGACTACTATACGAAATGCAACAGTACGCAGCAAATTGGTATTCAGTATCATCTACAGTTGCTGGGTCACCGTAAGGGCGAACAATGATGGTACAAGACATCAGTGGCAGTGCCAGGAGCAAGGAGATGTGGCGCCACTCCCTTTAAGGTCCATGGTCTACTTTCTCGCCAAAAAAAAGGTCCATGGTTTATTGAGTCCAACTTATTGGAAAGATATTTATGTTTTTTTTCATGGCATACTAAAACGAACTGGTGAAATTCCTGTGGTATTTGATCCTATAGGATCGATGGCATGTTTTTGCAATCTATGTTTTTGCTATTCCTGCATTTTCAGAATCATGCGAACCAAAAAGGCCCTAAGAAGAAATGACCATGCACACCTCTATTATATGGCATACTATATCAAACTTAATTCATCTGACAGCATTTAGGCAAGAATATATGCAATAAACGAACCCTTGGTTCCCTCAATACACAGGTATTCTGAAACAGACTACTGGGGGTGTGGACAGTTATAGTGAAAAGGGAGGGGGTAATTTTATAGGAATGCTTACTTGTAGATTTATTGCCAACGAAAAAAGACCCTTCTCAGCAGCAACCTACAACAGAAGCAAAAAGGTTATAAAGAAAAGGATCAACTAGCAGGTTATAAATAAGAAAATGATCAACTAGCAGGTGACTGGTGACATGATTCACCTCATCAAACATATTCATGGTTAGACAACATAAGACATCTACAAAATGAAGAGTCTGCAACAGAAAATCTTTACCATATACATACGAAAAGTATACATTTGTACAGTGTTATAGTAATGAACAAAGCATGGCTCTTTGACTTGTTGTTCTTATTTTTTTAACCTTTTTCGACAACATGCAAAGCTGTTACTTCATTAAAAGAAGCAACCACAATAGAGTGTTTGCCACTGAATAAAAAAGGATGAAAAAAGAACTCCTGGTGTTAAAAATGACTCCCGTGTACAACCCTGGCACACAATATGCACAATATAACCATCAAAGGCTGCAATGTTTTGTTCTTGACATACTAATCACATCAACAATTCAGTTTGACAACCGTATGGTTATTTACTTTCTTGACTGCGGACTTATCAATAATATCAAGCCTCAAATATGAACTCACTTGAACAGCGCATCCTTTTCTTTTAGCAACATGATCCATTCGTTTCACATCTTTAAACCAGTCAACAGCAACAAGCTCCATAAGAGGTTTTCCAGCAGGAACCTATAAACAAATAGTAAATATTCATAACGAATAGAGTCTAGAAAACAGCCAAAATGGAACACTCCTAGCAAGATGGTGAGTGCAGTCTACTGCTGCGAAAGATCAGAACCTTGCTTTTATCATATATGAAGTTCTTGCTTCGCACTCTGAAGTTATTTCCATCAGATATTCTCCAACAATCACGACTGTTATCACGGTCATCCCGGCGTAAATTTCCAGAAAATCCAGAAAAATCGATCTCACCTGAATCTTCCTCATCCAGCCCTATAATTAAAAACATGTTATATGCAAACTAGTCCTGTTGTATACATAACCTCACGGAAGATGGAATTACAGTATACCTAGTAGTTTACCATCTGCATCGAGCTCACGAGTTGATGGCTGCATAAAACATAAAATACTAATTTAATATTGCAAGGAGAGAGGAACCAGAAAAATTATAAGCAAGTCATCAACCTCTAGCTCAGATTCAGGTAACAGGAATTCTTCATCTTCGTCAGATTCCTCCTCAACCGTTGAATGTCTACTTTCATCCGCCGGAAGGCTGGTTTGCACAGTACTATCCTGCGTTTTTTTGCCTTTCTTAGAAGAAACCGATAGGGCCATATTGTCCATAACAGGAATCCTAGGAAGTATTTGGCTTTCATCACTTTGTGAAAACCATTCCCTAAGCCCTGGCAGCAGTAAAAAGGAGGCAAAATGTAAAGCATATATCAACTACCCAGAATATCATAATTCATGTTGGACATACACAAATGTGTAAAAACAAATGAAAGGGGTACCCAAAGTAGCACCAGAGACAATAAAATATATACAAGAATCTCTTCAAAAAATATATACCAAGGTACATCTGGGGAATTATATGCTAAATGGTTCCAGGGTTAGACAACAATTCAAAGTTAATCATACAGCAGAATACATGGAAGATGCTTGTGTATTTCTTATTGCAAATATCTAGCAAGCATAAATAGTACTTCCTCTGTTCATTACTATAAGACGTTTTAGAGACTTGTATGGTCAGTCTAAAACGTCCTATATtggtgaacagagggagtaggcTTAATTATTGGCTCTCGAGATAAAGAAAAGGGCCTTAGATGCCGTGGCCAGCGAATGTTAGTCTACCACATGATGCAGAATGAGAAGGCTACGAAAGCTGTACGAATCCTACAGTGATGACCTGGTAAGACCTAAGGTAGAAATAGACTTAACATGATTTATCTCAAACATCACCACTTCATTCACCCAGGACAGAAGAGATTTTCTTGACGCCTTGCACTCACTTAAGTAGCAGGGAATATAAGTTAAATATAGCCATCCATACAAGGGTGTTATGAGGAAAGTAATAGTGTGGACCAGGGCACGTGTGCTCCCAGTTCTTTTAACCAAAGATAAAATAATCTAGATATCTCTAAACTCTAAAGAAAACCTAAATCATCACTAACCTAACAAAAGTTTTTTGCATTTTTCTGTCACCTAACTTTACCATTTTTCATGGAATACATTAAAATGTCCCCTATGAAAAAAAAACATTGTTATGCAAGAAAACATCACAGAAATCTAACTTCAGTCTAGCACAGGACAAGCAGTGGTATATCCATACTAGCACAATGCCCATACCCACACTGGCACAATGCCTGTGCATTATTGAAGTTTAAAAAACTATTCTACATGTTTAAGATCTTTAATTGAATAATTGTACCACCCGTGCAATATAAAAAATATTCATATCCACTCTCATCACAAACGTATGTGCCTAATCCAATATGTGGTGTAAACAAAAGGTGAATGGACCACCACTACCAATTGCATCTTTGTAGGAGTAAAGATATGTTGAATAGGAACTGAACATTTGGCCGTATTATAGAGTAAACTAAGATGTCTCGTGTGTGAAAGATCGTTATCATGGATGAGAACATCACGGTCCAATTGTACCCTAGAACAAATATTCAATATTTGGCTGTAGCGTGAAATTTAATACTGCTTCTGCAAGAACTAGTCCTACTATAGAAAATGGCAATTCCTTGTGCAAAAATATGCTTAACATGATGACGTGCGTAAACAGAGGCAAGGAATTAGTGCAGGGAGGAATGCATGGCATCATTTAGGCAGGATCAAAATTCAAGTGTTCTTTATAATCTGACAATTGTGTAAAAGACGGTTCCTCAACTCCAAGTCAACTAAAATTTAAATGAATGACCCAAAAGTCTGGACAGCACTAGCAGCCTAAGATAATAATACCATTCAAATCAAATGACGCACTCAGATTTATTTGGAGACTGCACTACTGCTTAGGAATTAAGGCACAGAAAACTAGTAGGAATATCTTAGAAATGTTGTTCAGAAGGTAATTCCAAAAACAATAAATTGTACCGGCAACGCTGTTCAACATATGAAGGAGGCTATGTTGTTGAAATGAAGGTAAGTAGCCAACCCCCCAACCCTTCAAATCAATCTGCATAAGATGCTGTACTTGTGTTCGGACTCTCCCGTTACGGGATTTCAGTGGAGAAATGTTGAAACCGCCACCTAAAttaaaattaaaaagaaaatgtTACACATCAGAAATTTGATACCTACAGTAAATCAACATACATGGAAATGATGTATTGAATTCATCAGAGCCGGTTCATTACTCTCAATGTGCGCCCTCACAAATCCTGGTTGTGGACCACAGTTTGGGTGCTCTCTGGATTGAAATAGCACAACTGCAAACGAAAATTACAAGATGCAATCATCAATAGGACCCATGAAAAAAGGTTAACATATGTCCAGTGCATGTACACATGATGAGATGTGTAGAACTACAAGAACACCAACCATAACTTCCATCGTCATTACGCCGCCAATATCGTACATAACAAAGATC
This sequence is a window from Aegilops tauschii subsp. strangulata cultivar AL8/78 chromosome 7, Aet v6.0, whole genome shotgun sequence. Protein-coding genes within it:
- the LOC109753784 gene encoding glyoxylate/hydroxypyruvate reductase HPR3 — translated: MDGFSSPAMAPTVRKPAAHPAVLVLRRLDAPFAAALREHFLLLDFHASGEPLPAFLAAAAAAPEPPRAAVVVGGGAIRVDAPFLDAVPSVRCVVTTGTGVDHIDLAECARRGVAVANAGKVYSTDVADHAVGLLLDVQRRVSAAERYVRRGSWPAQGDYRPLGSKLGGKRVGIIGLGNIGSLVARRLEAFGCVILYNSRRRKEEGSARRYTYFPDVRGLAAASDVLVVACALNEETRHVVGREVLEALGKDGVLINVGRGANVDEAALVAALKEGRIAGAGLDVFEDEPKVPAELLPMDNVVLTPHVAVLTQESRSDLRAQTIGNLQAFFSGQPLLTPVPCHRA
- the LOC109753785 gene encoding protein ENHANCED DISEASE RESISTANCE 2 — protein: MSSSSSTVVYEGWMVRHGRRKIGRSFIHMRYFVLETRLLSYFKRKPQHKMPKLPIKSLHIDGNCRVEDRGLKMHHGHMLYVLSVYNKREKHHRITMAAFNIQEALIWKEKIEMVIDQQQGVVSPDGNTAFSSSQQNAGVENGRKSSSSDRDSQYSHEEEEEEEDNHRSLMRRTTIGNGPPESLHDWTRGNDTGISDQGSPAQVFSRGHWRLVRCQNGLRIFEELQDVDYLARSCSRAMKAVGVVEASCEAIFQLVMSMDTTRFEWDCSFQYGSLVEEVDGHTAILYHRLQLDWFSAFTWPRDLCYVRYWRRNDDGSYVVLFQSREHPNCGPQPGFVRAHIESGGFNISPLKSRNGRVRTQVQHLMQIDLKGWGVGYLPSFQQHSLLHMLNSVAGLREWFSQSDESQILPRIPVMDNMALSVSSKKGKKTQDSTVQTSLPADESRHSTVEEESDEDEEFLLPESELEPSTRELDADGKLLGLDEEDSGEIDFSGFSGNLRRDDRDNSRDCWRISDGNNFRVRSKNFIYDKSKVPAGKPLMELVAVDWFKDVKRMDHVAKRKGCAVQVAAEKGLFSLAINLQVPGTTNYSMVFYFVSKKLIPNSLLQRFVDGDDEFRNSRFKLIPSVPKGSWIVRQSVGSTPCLLGKAVDITYIRGANYLEIDVDIGSSTVANGVLGLVCGVITTLVVDMAFLVQGHTYEELPERLIGAVRMSHIELSSAVVPVLED